The Rhizobium sp. CCGE531 genomic sequence GCCGCTATTGGTCGTCAACCAGACATTGTCGGCTTCGGTAATCAGGTAGCCGATGGTCAAGACGAGCCCGTTGCCCCGGATGACCACGCCGCTGCCTTCCCTGCGGGTGCCGAGCGTTGCCGCTGTGAAGGCATCTTCCGGAATTGAGGCGTGCACGGCCACGACCGACCGCAAGGTCCTATCGATATTCATAGCTCCACCCTGGTGATGCGCGATGACATGGCCCAAAAGGCTGCTTAGCAGCGGGGCCGGAATTCTTACAATAAAGTATGAAGATCAACCGCCGGAAGCAAGACCCGGTCGCGATTGATTGATTCGAACTTGCCAGCGCCTTCCCTTTCGACGCCCATTCCTCACTTGTCGAGAACATGTTAACCCACCACATCTGATTGAGCTGCCGCCTCGTATGCTCGACCGAGCGATCGAAGGCAGAACGGCAGCGATTGACGCGACGCGGTTTCGCTGCAGGCGGGGCGCGCCCATGGAGGAGTTTGATGGTAGTCGGTGGTTTCAGCATCGTCGTGATTGCCCTGATCGTCTTGGTCATCCTAGTGCTGTTCGCAGGGATCAAGACCGTGCCGCAGGGCTATCGATACACGGTCCAGCGCTTCGGTCGCTACATCCGCACATTGGAGCCGGGGCTCAACCTGATCGTGCCCTTCATCGAAACGGTCGGCGCGCGCATGAACGTGATGGAACAGGTGCTGGCCGTGCCGACACAGGAAGTCATCACCAAGGACAATGCCAGCATCGCGGCCGATGCGGTCGCCTTCTTTCAGGTGCTGAACGCGGCCCAGGCCGCCTATCAGATCACCAATCTCGAAAACGCGATCCTCAATCTCACCAAGACCAACATCCGCTCCGTCATGGGCTCCATGGACCTCGATGAATTGCTGTCGAACCGCGATATGATCAACGAGCGGCTGCTGCGCGTGGTTGACGAGGCGGCCGAACCCTGGGGCATCAAGATGACGCGCGTCGAGATCAAGGACATCCAGCCGCCGAAAGATCTTGTGGATGCCATGGCGCGGCAGATGAAGGCCGAGCGTGAAAAGCGCGCGCAGGTCCTGGAGGCAGAGGGCCTGCGCAACGCCCAGATCCTGCGCGCCGAGGGCGCCAAGCAGGCAGCCGTGCTGCAGGCGGAAGGCCAGCGCGAAGCCGCGTTCCGTAATGCCGAGGCGCGCGAGCGTCTTGCCGAGGCCGAAGCCAAGGCGACCCGCGTGGTGTCCGAGGCCATCGCCGAGGGCAATGTGCAGGCGATCAATTACTTCATTGCGCAAAAATACACCGAAGCCCTGACCGCGATCGGCTCCGCCGGCAATTCGAAAATCGTGCTGATGCCGATGGAGGCCAGCTCCCTCATCGGCTCGCTCGGCGGCATCGGCGCCATCGCCCGCGAAGTCTTCGGCGACAATGGCGGCGGCAACGGCGCTCCGCAACCTTCCCAGCCACGGTCGGGCACGGTTCGCACCACGCCGTCCGTCAATCCGCTGCCCTCTCGGGAGAGCTGAGATGTTCGACAATCTTGTCGTGGAACTCGGCCCCTGGAGCTGGTGGCTGTTCGGATTGGTGCTGCTCGCCGCCGAGCTGATCCTGCCGGGCTTCTTCCTGGTGTGGGTCGGCCTGGCCGGCATCATCGTCGGCGCCTTGTCACTGCTTTTCTGGGATAGCGCCTTCTGGGTCTGGCAGGTGCAGGGGCTCGTCTTCGCGGCCACGGCCGTGATCGTCACCCTGATTGGGCGCCGCTATCTCTACAATAACAACCAGGTTACGGATGAGCCGTTCCTGAACCAGCGCGGCGCCAGCCTGGTCGGGCGCACGGCAACCCTCGAGCAACCGATCGCCGAAGGCCGGGGGCGCATTCGCCTGAACGATACCTACTGGACGGTCAGCGGGCCGGACTTGCCTGTCGGCACGCGCGTCAAGGTCATCGCCAGCAACGGCCGTGAGCTTACGGTCGAACCCGTCTGATCAGACAACGCCGATCCGCAGCAGGTCGTGGAAGTGCACGAGACCGATCGGACGCCGCTCATTGTCGACGACAATCAGCGCCGAGATATTGTGGCGATTGAGCACGGCCATGGCGCTCGTCGCCA encodes the following:
- a CDS encoding NfeD family protein, producing MFDNLVVELGPWSWWLFGLVLLAAELILPGFFLVWVGLAGIIVGALSLLFWDSAFWVWQVQGLVFAATAVIVTLIGRRYLYNNNQVTDEPFLNQRGASLVGRTATLEQPIAEGRGRIRLNDTYWTVSGPDLPVGTRVKVIASNGRELTVEPV
- a CDS encoding SPFH domain-containing protein, which produces MVVGGFSIVVIALIVLVILVLFAGIKTVPQGYRYTVQRFGRYIRTLEPGLNLIVPFIETVGARMNVMEQVLAVPTQEVITKDNASIAADAVAFFQVLNAAQAAYQITNLENAILNLTKTNIRSVMGSMDLDELLSNRDMINERLLRVVDEAAEPWGIKMTRVEIKDIQPPKDLVDAMARQMKAEREKRAQVLEAEGLRNAQILRAEGAKQAAVLQAEGQREAAFRNAEARERLAEAEAKATRVVSEAIAEGNVQAINYFIAQKYTEALTAIGSAGNSKIVLMPMEASSLIGSLGGIGAIAREVFGDNGGGNGAPQPSQPRSGTVRTTPSVNPLPSRES